One Mycobacteroides salmoniphilum DNA segment encodes these proteins:
- a CDS encoding PPOX class F420-dependent oxidoreductase, with product MPEIPAGFDDLLKQQLYGHLATVGSDGSAQSSPMWFSWDGERVRFTHTNKRAKFRNIRSEPRVAFSILDPTNPYRYLEVRGTIDQIDDDPTGSFIQELAHLYQAPWAGTSTGDEADRVILYLRPTKFVSHG from the coding sequence ATGCCAGAAATCCCCGCGGGCTTTGACGATCTCCTGAAACAGCAGCTCTACGGCCACCTAGCCACGGTCGGTAGCGACGGTTCCGCGCAGTCCAGTCCGATGTGGTTCAGCTGGGACGGGGAGCGGGTGCGCTTCACCCATACCAACAAGCGGGCCAAGTTCCGCAACATCCGGTCCGAACCCCGGGTCGCCTTTTCCATCCTGGACCCCACCAATCCGTACCGGTACCTGGAGGTGCGCGGCACCATCGACCAGATCGACGACGATCCGACGGGGTCATTCATCCAAGAGCTTGCCCACCTGTACCAGGCACCGTGGGCCGGAACGAGCACCGGCGACGAGGCAGACCGCGTCATTCTGTACCTGCGGCCCACCAAGTTCGTGAGCCACGGCTAG
- a CDS encoding TetR/AcrR family transcriptional regulator has translation MTNGQTHRTYGGKTREQRRDERRVALLRAGRELWSDKGLAAVTVRGVCARTRLTDRYFYEQFEVIGDLVLQIVDDVFAELFASMAEAGRVAGDNPHAQLTAGLTAYLEQSVADRAVLRILTSDLAGYPGLAAKRRSLQHRVARAILLTIAPEVSKPEPALLDAAVFGVGGVTLLMEDWLADENRCSAGELGAKATDMCMRLLGPLA, from the coding sequence TGAGCGGCGCGTGGCACTGCTGCGTGCGGGCCGCGAGCTGTGGAGTGACAAGGGCCTGGCCGCGGTCACCGTTCGGGGTGTGTGTGCCCGGACCCGGCTGACCGATCGGTACTTCTATGAGCAGTTCGAGGTGATCGGTGATCTGGTTCTGCAGATCGTGGACGACGTGTTCGCCGAACTGTTCGCGTCCATGGCAGAAGCCGGCCGGGTGGCCGGCGACAATCCGCACGCCCAGCTGACGGCGGGGCTCACGGCGTACCTGGAGCAGTCCGTCGCGGACCGGGCGGTACTGCGGATTCTGACATCCGACCTGGCCGGATATCCCGGACTTGCCGCCAAGCGCCGAAGTCTTCAGCACCGCGTCGCGCGGGCGATTCTCCTGACCATCGCGCCTGAGGTGTCCAAGCCAGAGCCGGCGCTGCTCGATGCCGCCGTCTTCGGCGTCGGGGGTGTGACTCTCCTCATGGAGGACTGGCTTGCCGATGAAAATAGGTGCAGTGCTGGCGAACTGGGAGCCAAGGCCACCGATATGTGTATGCGCCTGCTGGGGCCGCTGGCCTAG